A genomic segment from Necator americanus strain Aroian chromosome III, whole genome shotgun sequence encodes:
- a CDS encoding hypothetical protein (NECATOR_CHRIII.G13246.T1) gives MTTFQIPGLDYGSDESSPEADEVVQENHMCIDCYSINMRIVQLPRGAPLPEKYLVVHELTNEEAATFGNALKETDIDPDGDDFIHCDKCNCYYRASCKEHPLFWVKDREPAKSSKPEDRARNTAPAFISIKTSSIPNAGMGAFAEACIPVGMVFGPYQGILIDDASDAEKDGYCWELRSRSGQHFIDGSNTQYSNWMRYINSSRHDKEQNLLAFQYCGGVYYRVIRPIKIKDELLVWYGKKFGKSLGVFTTLRSIKKPATAANKNPYIL, from the exons ATGACCACTTTCCAAATCCCAGGATTGGATTATGGAAGTGATGAGAGCTCCCCAGAAGCTGATGAAGTTGTTCAG GAAAACCACATGTGTATCGACTGCTACAGTATAAATATGAGGATTGTTCAACTGCCACGTGGAGCTCCATTGCCAGAAAAGTACTTGGTCGTCCATGAACTAACAA ATGAAGAGGCGGCTACATTTGGTAATGCGCTGAAGGAGACCGATATTGATCCCGACGGCGACGACTTTATTC ATTGTGATAAATGTAACTGCTACTATCGCGCTTCGTGTAAAGAACACCCGCTTTTTTGGGTCAAAGATCGTGAACCA GCGAAGAGCTCAAAGCCAGAAGATCGAGCTAGAAACACCGCCCCAGCCTTCATAAGTATAAAAACGTCTTCGATTCCAAATGCCGGAATGGGTGCATTTGCCGAAGCTTGCATTCCG GTTGGAATGGTTTTTGGACCCTATCAAGGAATCCTTATTGATGATGCCTCTGATGCCGAAAAAGATGGATATTGCTGGGAGCTCAG AAGTCGCAGCGGTCAGCATTTTATTGATGGAAGTAACACACAATATTCTAACTGGATGAGATATATCAACAGTTCTCGAC atGACAAGGAGCAAAACTTACTCGCGTTCCAGTACTGTGGTGGTGTCTACTATCGGGTGATTCGACCGATCAAAATAAAGGACGAACTTTTAG TGTGGTATGGTAAGAAGTTCGGCAAAAGTCTCGGCGTGTTCACGACATTGCGCTCGATCAAGAAGCCTGCCACCGCTGCTAACAAGAACCCATACATACTCTAA
- a CDS encoding hypothetical protein (NECATOR_CHRIII.G13247.T1), with protein MTAVSYTIEPINGRAAIQKNFARLPERAPNYSNRHVTLNERFSIIERGYYLKPVEVTHTSESPRVSLVCTNVISREEVMASTFAKMERKQAEEQRRLAKSQETSPVMSPPRSIESASP; from the exons ATGACTGCGGTTTCGTACACGATTGAACCTATCAATGGACGAGCTGCTATCCAGAAGAACTTCGCGAGACTTCCCGAACGCGCACCAAATTACTCCAATCGCCATGTCACTCTTAACGAGAGATTTTCTATCATTG AACGTGGATACTATCTGAAGCCAGTAGAAGTGACTCATACATCTGAATCTCCACGCGTTAGTCTTGTTTGTACCAACGTTATATCACGAGAAGAAGTGATGGCTAGCACTTTCGCAAAGATGGAGAGGAAACAAGCAGAAGAGCAGCGAAGATTGGCGAAG AGCCAAGAAACGTCTCCGGTTATGAGTCCTCCTCGATCCATTGAGTCAGCCTCGCCTTAA
- a CDS encoding hypothetical protein (NECATOR_CHRIII.G13248.T1), with the protein MSVCSNCFSCSPYILLVDICCGVQEFMSSTLRQVLSKGLPPPGSSSSQRGQGRSRDVTPLAWEEFFDENRVVDIDGDKFSVYLKGNSGPVFYFLHGGGYSGLTWSCLALELCSRIGCRLLAPDLRGHGQTQTQDEVDLSTERQVKDVINIFKTIFCENGDEEPPLVCVVGHSMGGALAVHAVATNEIPNVVGLVVIDVVEGSAMDALSGMTTFLRGRPATFESEEKAIGWCLQSGATRNRKAARISMPSQIKRMKDGKYTWRVDLMATEPFWVGWFKGLSAKFLSCSPPKLLVLAGVDRLDKDLTIAQMQGKFQNTILPKVGHAVHEDSPDRLADELVRFAIRHRFAEAIPGSTPLASRPVMGMGMMI; encoded by the exons ATGTCTGTGTGTTCCAATTGTTTCAGCTGTTCTCCGTATATATTGTTAG TTGACATCTGCTGTGGAGTACAAGAGTTTATGAGTTCAACACTACGACAAGTTCTTTCCAAAGGATTGCCGCCACCGGGAAG CTCTTCTTCACAAAGAGGACAAGGTCGTTCACGTGATGTGACTCCGCTTGCCTGGGAAGAGTTCTTCGATGAAAATCGTGTAGTCGATATCGACGGAGACAAATTTAGTGTGTATCTAAAG GGGAACTCTGGACCGGTATTTTATTTCCTGCACGGCGGAGGCTATTCGGGGCTGACGTGGTCGTGTTTGGCT TTGGAGCTCTGCTCTCGCATAGGATGCCGTCTGCTTGCACCTGATTTGAGAGGGCACGGTCAAACCCAAACACAAGATGAAGTGGATTTGTCCACAGAAAGACAAGTCAA GGACGTCATCAATatcttcaaaacaattttttgtgaaaatggcGACGAAGAACCTCCTCTTGTTTGCGTAGTTGGACACAG TATGGGCGGCGCTTTAGCAGTGCATGCAGTGGCTACGAATGAAATACCAAATGTTGTTGGACTTGTTGTCATCGATGTCGTTGAAGGATCTGCTATGGATGCGCTGAGTGGTATG ACAACATTCCTTCGTGGCCGTCCAGCTACCTTTGAATCCGAGGAAAAAGCGATCGGTTGGTGTCTGCAGTCGGGTGCAACAAGGAATCGAAAAGCTGCTAGGATATCTATGCCGTCTCAGatcaaaagaatgaaagacgGAAAA TATACCTGGCGAGTTGATTTGATGGCTACTGAACCCTTCTGGGTCGGCTGGTTCAAAGGACTGTCGGCCAAGTTTTTGTCATGTTCTCCTCCAAAGCTTCTCGTGTTGGCAGGTGTGGATCGCCTGGATAAGGATCTCACG ATTGCTCAGATGCAGGGAAAGTTTCAAAATACTATTTTGCCTAAAGTTGGACACGCTGTACATGAGGATAGTCCAGACCGATTGGCAGACGAGCTAGTGCGATTTGCTATCCGCCACAGATTTGCAGAGGCGATTCCCGGCTCGACGCCGCTCGCCAGTCGACCTGTTATGGGAATGGGGATGATGATATAG
- a CDS encoding hypothetical protein (NECATOR_CHRIII.G13249.T1), giving the protein MVEGATMTPALIRKNTFPRLTNLGGHDFRKEYKGSEIERRFRHRKLDGNDSWRFHNMWRAFSDYLFGRKQQKFLSEDDAQRYSYFERLPVELLFQILNGVDRETALNCRAVCTRWHEAIDKIKAKNKIFPSFELSRLVITGVPRKGLEIRCVAYDAQRASVIVIPHSMLRRRADLGFNFGQFKVQRIVLKNLLLTDEFVDFLRIQLSHCNLSPLVQLSLHGVDFSSSNSLTLHRLLALVAKNIEILEVNQSTGMRADSITDAHLAQLDAKKIRRVAIDGVRFTHAKRRGVLRVGNESLRRFAAQKNFPILVLDRCSVTTKTVCDYTEEWFASAAESEKSVRSQICTVKRCAAVKGPQFEVECQRRGLHCKRRRGSGSLILYNIQAEHANTEFTVATQPLEADEPKKEEEQQ; this is encoded by the exons ATGGTTGAAGGAGCAACAATGACACCTGCACTGATAAGGAAAAACACTTTTCCCAGACTTACAAATCTTGGCGGACATGATTTTCGGAAAGAGTATAAAGGTTCCGA GATCGAACGACGATTTCGTCATAGAAAGCTCGACGGTAACGATTCGTGGCGATTCCATAATATGTGGCGTGCTTTCTCGGACTACCTCTTTGGCAGAAAGCAACAGAAGTTTTTATCAGAGGACGATGCGCAGCGCTATTCCTACTTCGAG CGACTACCCGTTGAGCTGCTTTTCCAAATACTAAATGGTGTCGACCGTGAAACAGCGTTAAACTGCCGAGCCGTCTGCACCCGATGGCACGAAGCCATCGACAAAATTAAGgcaaaaaataagatatttcCATCATTCGAG TTGTCCCGACTTGTAATTACTGGCGTACCTCGCAAGGGGCTCGAAATTCGATGTGTGGCGTATGATGCTCAGCGGGCATCAGTGATTGTTATCCCACATTCCATGCTGCGGCGTCGTGCAGATCTTGGATTTAATTTCGGCCAGTTCAAAGTGCAACGAATCGTCCTGAAG AATCTCCTCCTAACTGACGAGTTTGTCGACTTCCTACGTATACAACTCTCACACTGCAATCTATCACCACTGGTGCAACTATCTTTACATGGAGTCGATTTCTCGAGTTCAAATTCGCTGACGCTCCACCGTCTTCTTGCATTGGTCGCCAAGAACATTGAGATCTTGGAG GTAAATCAGTCTACCGGAATGAGAGCAGATAGTATCACCGACGCACATCTTGCACAATTGGATGCCAAAAAAATCCGTCGTGTCGCTATAGATGGTGTCCGTTTTACACATGCGAAACGTCGGGGAGTGCTGCGAGTCGGCAACGAGTCACTACGTCGTTTTGCTGCACAAAAGAACTTCCCTATACTAGTTTTAGATCGCTGTAGCGTAACTACAAAGACGGTTTGCGATTATACTGAG GAATGGTTTGCGTCTGCGGCAGAATCAGAAAAGAGTGTTCGATCACAGATCTGTACTGTGAAGAGATGCGCGGCAGTGAAGGGACCACAATTTGAAGTTGAATGTCAGCGCAGAGGATTGCACTGCAAGCGTCGCAGAGGCAGCGGTAGTCTCATCTTGTACAATATTCAAGCTGAGCATGCAAATACG GAGTTCACCGTGGCGACACAACCCCTTGAAGCGGATGAgccaaagaaagaagaagaacagcaATAG